A DNA window from Flavisolibacter ginsenosidimutans contains the following coding sequences:
- a CDS encoding type II toxin-antitoxin system RelE/ParE family toxin, with product MSYEVRTIQPFEREAEKLARKYPSLKNDLAQLVESLESNPKQGTPLGENFYKIRLAIKSKGKGKSGGARVITFVLVVQKKLFLSSIYDKSDKENITDKELKHLVKIISSQL from the coding sequence ATGAGTTATGAAGTTCGAACGATTCAGCCGTTCGAACGAGAGGCAGAAAAGCTTGCCCGAAAATATCCATCATTGAAAAACGATTTGGCGCAACTTGTAGAGAGTTTAGAGAGCAATCCCAAACAAGGCACTCCGCTCGGTGAAAACTTCTATAAAATTCGACTGGCAATTAAGAGCAAAGGCAAAGGAAAATCAGGCGGTGCAAGAGTGATAACGTTTGTTCTTGTTGTTCAGAAAAAATTGTTTCTCTCTTCTATCTATGATAAGTCGGATAAGGAAAACATCACCGACAAAGAATTAAAACATTTGGTTAAGA
- a CDS encoding DUF3667 domain-containing protein: MAKHFIYDVLHFDGKFFHTLLYIFTRPGFVAKQYVQGKRMSYLDPIRMYLFTSAVFFLVFFSVKTFNVGEKNHREKPGVDKRKELIESYKKHLEKNPADSEYARRIAYLRDTLNPVNPDSLGWHKSIGFGNRSYTSLENYDSVQASLPTAERDGWFPRRIIHQFFTSKEKYGESDEVLKVFLETFLHKLPYLLFVSLPFFAGILKLLYIRRKTFFYSDHAVFTLYHYIFSFILMLVGFAFSGLQDATGWSVFGFLTGLLFLVWPVYLFIEMRRFYEQGFKKTFVKFIILNCLGFVLIMLLFLIFALFSFFQS, translated from the coding sequence TTGGCAAAGCATTTTATTTATGACGTGCTTCATTTTGACGGTAAGTTCTTTCACACCCTGCTTTACATTTTTACCAGGCCTGGCTTTGTTGCTAAACAGTATGTGCAGGGTAAGCGAATGAGCTACCTCGACCCGATTCGCATGTATCTCTTCACGTCTGCGGTCTTTTTTCTCGTGTTTTTTTCGGTGAAAACATTTAACGTAGGCGAAAAAAACCACCGCGAAAAACCTGGTGTTGACAAACGCAAAGAATTAATTGAGAGTTATAAAAAACACCTGGAGAAGAACCCCGCCGATTCGGAGTACGCAAGGCGAATTGCCTATCTGCGTGACACGCTCAATCCCGTAAATCCAGACTCCCTGGGTTGGCATAAATCCATTGGTTTCGGCAACCGAAGCTATACGTCGCTGGAAAATTATGATTCGGTTCAGGCATCGTTGCCAACAGCCGAGCGGGATGGATGGTTTCCCAGGCGCATCATTCATCAATTTTTTACCTCCAAAGAAAAATACGGAGAGAGCGACGAAGTCCTGAAGGTTTTTCTCGAAACCTTTTTACACAAACTGCCGTACCTGCTCTTTGTTTCACTGCCTTTTTTTGCCGGTATTTTAAAACTCTTATACATCCGGCGCAAGACTTTTTTTTACAGCGATCATGCCGTTTTTACGCTGTACCATTACATTTTCAGTTTTATCCTGATGCTGGTGGGTTTTGCTTTTTCCGGTTTGCAAGATGCAACGGGCTGGAGTGTTTTTGGTTTTCTCACCGGCTTGCTTTTTTTGGTATGGCCAGTTTACCTGTTCATTGAAATGCGGCGGTTTTACGAGCAAGGTTTTAAAAAAACCTTCGTCAAATTCATAATCCTGAACTGCCTTGGTTTTGTCCTCATTATGCTTTTGTTTTTAATCTTTGCCCTCTTTTCATTTTTTCAATCATAA
- the mazG gene encoding nucleoside triphosphate pyrophosphohydrolase — translation MQATGKAFERLVNIMNDLREKCPWDKKQTIQSLRQMTLEETYELTDAITDENWKGIKEELGDLLLHIVFYSKIGTEQSQFTIEEVINGICEKLIARHPHIYGDVKVSTDEDVKRNWEKLKMKEGKTSVLSGVPKTLPALIKAMRLQEKAKQVGFEWENKNQVWEKVKEEEVELQEAIVSGEQEKIEEEFGDLLFSLVNFARFLNLDAENALELTNKKFTKRFTQMEEKALSGGKPLAQMSLEEMDAIWNQIKRQND, via the coding sequence ATGCAAGCAACCGGAAAGGCTTTTGAACGGCTCGTGAACATCATGAACGACCTGCGCGAAAAATGCCCGTGGGATAAAAAGCAAACCATTCAAAGCCTGCGGCAAATGACGCTGGAAGAAACCTATGAATTGACCGATGCTATCACCGACGAAAACTGGAAAGGCATCAAAGAAGAATTGGGCGACCTCTTGCTGCACATTGTCTTTTATTCAAAGATTGGAACCGAGCAGTCGCAGTTCACCATTGAAGAAGTGATCAACGGCATTTGTGAAAAGCTCATTGCAAGACACCCGCACATTTACGGCGACGTAAAAGTTTCAACCGACGAAGACGTAAAACGCAACTGGGAAAAACTGAAGATGAAAGAAGGCAAAACATCGGTGCTTTCGGGAGTGCCCAAAACCTTGCCGGCATTGATTAAAGCCATGCGTTTGCAAGAGAAAGCAAAACAAGTAGGCTTTGAATGGGAGAACAAAAATCAAGTATGGGAAAAGGTAAAAGAAGAAGAAGTCGAGTTGCAGGAAGCTATTGTATCCGGCGAACAAGAAAAGATAGAAGAGGAGTTTGGGGACCTGCTTTTTTCGCTGGTGAACTTTGCACGGTTTTTGAACCTTGACGCCGAAAATGCGTTGGAGCTCACCAACAAAAAATTCACCAAACGGTTTACACAGATGGAAGAAAAAGCGCTAAGCGGAGGCAAGCCACTGGCGCAAATGAGCCTCGAAGAAATGGACGCTATCTGGAATCAAATCAAACGACAGAACGATTGA
- a CDS encoding sensor histidine kinase → MPKSSLLVTAAVLIALSFLSTWFFQSKPSVTQQRRELEDYVQKREKEAKDLLADTALLRKLISHTETEQEFDKVQKKKFGLFVFAETLTDNQDLLFWNSQEIIPPAPNFSPPDSLYFQHLLNGYYVVQKAKLALPGITSNMMAYALIPVLNKFYLETKNSQTQFAYDEDAINRITIAELPTEFAVRSVSGPVLFYITQASGQNGNNTDAVTFLLRMFSLLLVLVYLHLVVETVRRKRGAVTAVFVLALILASCRLLLFFFPGLLSLRQISLFDPTNYASDSFNRSLGDLLITSLFLCWLMLFAWSSLGPVKRLPRPLKGKGILVAGVAAIFVLIYTTFQLASVVHALVTNSKISFDVTDFFSLNIYSFFGFIVLALLTLSYYYFSRLLFRFSLSAFPNLLHLYFVVAVVGLTYLTLRSGNTVVLFQLPVLAWLVLYTLLLSREQLIINRIRMTVTGILFWLFVFSVSLAGLILQGNREREWETRKEIAEKYDQLSDPAKEHSLQVALAYLNNDFLRANFSRFYHEPGNKLLRDSIINDNLLGYSGSYATSLYVFDSTRQPVNNGEEKTYEALNNILASQSKPTVVNNLFYYETMPDQFVYITKREVTDSGKALGTLFIVAAPRQFQKKNELYPNLFVRGGENDLENSSQYAYAIYKDQKLWNHSSKYAFPTKINSAQISGEFEKVQNDDNDELWFKAGKQKVVVIAKKRDTFIETITLFSYLFCAFLFMVGLLRFAGLLVQLARGRRLSDIFSRLTIRTEIHATIIFISVLSFLIIGVATIQFFAARYKRNNVDRLSRVSSSAVTEMEKRVKDDSLLINNALNFSDSASRQSMRNVIQEISDVHGVIVNLYDLSGTLQVTSDEMIYTRGVLSTKMHPRAFYELNTRDAVQQVQNEKAGQLEYLSIYTAIRNNNGEPYVYLNIPSFTSQIELNQEISNFLVTIINLNAFIFLIAGVIALFITNRISHSFSVIGEKMKAITLGRSNEEITWTKDDEIGELVKQYNKMVQQLEQSAEALAKSEREGAWREMARQVAHEIKNPLTPMKLSIQYLQRAIQTAQPNVKDLTTNVAGTLIEQIDHLAKIAADFSQFANIGNKRVEKIDLHGVIGSLVSLYDANPHIELTWKAMLGPVWVMADKTQMNRLFTNLLTNAVDACSEERKCIVTIGESIEDETVIISVADNGEGIPAEMQSKIFTPNFTTKTSGTGLGLAMCKSIAEQAGGGIWFQTKEGEGTTFYVRLPVSE, encoded by the coding sequence TTGCCTAAGAGCAGCCTGCTCGTGACGGCGGCTGTGCTGATTGCTCTTTCCTTTTTATCCACGTGGTTTTTTCAATCAAAGCCTTCTGTCACCCAACAACGCCGCGAGCTGGAAGATTACGTGCAAAAGCGGGAAAAAGAAGCGAAAGATTTGCTGGCCGATACAGCCCTGTTGCGAAAGCTGATCAGCCATACTGAAACTGAACAAGAATTTGACAAGGTGCAAAAGAAAAAGTTTGGCCTTTTTGTTTTTGCCGAAACCCTCACCGATAACCAGGACCTTCTTTTTTGGAACAGCCAGGAAATCATTCCGCCTGCACCCAATTTTTCGCCGCCGGACAGCCTTTATTTTCAGCACTTGCTGAACGGGTATTACGTGGTGCAAAAAGCAAAGCTTGCGTTACCGGGCATCACCAGCAACATGATGGCCTATGCGTTGATCCCGGTGCTGAATAAATTTTACCTTGAAACCAAAAACTCGCAGACGCAGTTTGCATACGATGAAGACGCGATTAACCGAATTACCATTGCCGAGTTGCCAACGGAATTTGCTGTGCGTTCGGTAAGCGGTCCGGTTCTGTTTTACATCACGCAGGCTTCGGGACAAAACGGAAACAACACCGATGCGGTAACCTTTCTGCTGCGCATGTTCTCGCTGCTGCTGGTTCTGGTTTACCTGCACTTAGTGGTAGAAACGGTGAGGAGAAAAAGAGGCGCCGTAACAGCCGTTTTTGTATTGGCGCTGATCCTGGCGTCTTGCAGACTGCTGCTGTTTTTCTTTCCCGGCTTGTTATCGCTGCGGCAAATTTCCTTGTTCGATCCTACGAACTATGCGTCGGATTCGTTTAACCGTTCGCTCGGCGATTTGCTCATTACTTCCCTGTTTTTATGTTGGCTGATGTTGTTTGCCTGGTCAAGTCTCGGGCCGGTAAAGCGCTTGCCGCGGCCCTTAAAAGGAAAAGGAATATTGGTTGCGGGAGTGGCGGCCATCTTTGTCTTGATCTACACCACGTTTCAACTGGCCAGCGTGGTGCACGCACTGGTTACCAATTCAAAAATCTCCTTTGACGTTACCGATTTTTTTAGCTTGAATATTTATTCATTCTTCGGTTTCATCGTGCTGGCGCTGTTAACGCTCAGCTATTATTATTTTTCGCGTTTGTTGTTTCGGTTTTCGCTCAGCGCTTTTCCCAATCTGTTGCATTTGTATTTTGTAGTGGCCGTTGTAGGACTTACCTATTTAACGCTCCGCAGCGGGAACACCGTTGTGCTTTTTCAACTTCCGGTATTGGCCTGGCTTGTGCTTTACACCTTGCTCCTGAGCCGGGAGCAACTGATCATTAACCGCATTCGAATGACGGTGACGGGCATTTTGTTTTGGCTGTTTGTGTTTTCGGTTTCGCTTGCCGGCCTCATCTTGCAGGGCAACCGCGAACGCGAATGGGAAACCCGCAAAGAGATTGCCGAGAAATACGATCAATTAAGCGATCCCGCAAAAGAACATTCCCTGCAAGTGGCGCTGGCTTATTTGAACAACGATTTTTTGCGGGCCAATTTTAGCCGCTTCTATCACGAGCCGGGTAACAAATTGCTGCGCGACAGCATCATCAACGACAATCTTCTTGGTTACTCCGGCTCGTACGCCACCAGTCTTTACGTGTTTGATTCGACAAGGCAGCCCGTGAACAACGGCGAAGAAAAAACCTACGAAGCGCTGAACAATATTCTGGCTTCGCAAAGCAAGCCAACGGTTGTCAACAATCTTTTTTATTACGAAACAATGCCCGATCAGTTTGTGTACATCACAAAGCGGGAAGTTACCGACAGCGGCAAAGCACTCGGCACACTGTTCATCGTGGCGGCGCCGCGACAATTTCAAAAGAAGAACGAGCTTTATCCAAACCTGTTTGTTCGCGGCGGTGAAAACGATTTGGAAAATTCTTCGCAATACGCTTACGCCATTTACAAAGACCAAAAACTTTGGAATCATAGCAGCAAGTACGCTTTCCCCACAAAAATCAATTCGGCTCAAATAAGCGGCGAGTTTGAAAAGGTGCAAAACGATGACAACGATGAACTTTGGTTCAAAGCCGGCAAGCAAAAAGTTGTGGTCATTGCAAAAAAGCGGGACACGTTTATTGAAACCATTACGCTGTTCTCTTATCTTTTTTGCGCCTTTCTTTTTATGGTGGGCCTGTTGCGCTTTGCGGGTTTGCTGGTGCAGCTTGCACGGGGACGAAGGCTATCCGATATTTTTTCCCGGCTCACCATTCGCACAGAAATCCACGCCACCATCATCTTTATTTCGGTGCTTTCTTTTCTCATCATCGGCGTTGCCACCATTCAGTTTTTTGCCGCCCGCTACAAGCGCAACAACGTTGACCGACTGAGCCGCGTATCGAGCAGCGCGGTAACCGAAATGGAAAAGCGGGTGAAGGACGACAGCCTCCTGATAAACAACGCACTGAATTTTTCCGATTCAGCCTCGCGGCAATCCATGCGAAACGTGATACAGGAAATTTCCGACGTGCACGGCGTGATTGTAAACCTGTACGATCTGTCAGGCACGCTCCAGGTTACTTCAGATGAAATGATTTACACCCGCGGCGTATTGAGCACAAAGATGCACCCGCGTGCCTTTTACGAACTGAACACCCGTGATGCGGTGCAGCAAGTACAAAACGAAAAAGCCGGTCAACTTGAATACCTGAGCATCTACACCGCCATTCGCAACAACAACGGCGAACCTTACGTGTATTTGAACATTCCTTCTTTCACATCGCAAATTGAATTGAACCAGGAAATTTCAAATTTCCTTGTGACGATCATTAACCTGAATGCCTTTATTTTTTTGATTGCCGGTGTGATTGCCCTGTTCATCACCAACCGCATTTCGCACAGCTTTTCGGTGATTGGCGAAAAGATGAAAGCCATTACGCTGGGGCGCTCCAACGAAGAAATTACCTGGACGAAGGACGATGAAATTGGCGAGCTGGTAAAGCAGTACAACAAGATGGTGCAGCAATTAGAACAGAGCGCCGAAGCCCTTGCCAAGAGCGAACGCGAAGGCGCCTGGCGTGAGATGGCGCGACAAGTGGCGCACGAAATCAAGAACCCGCTCACACCGATGAAGTTGAGCATTCAATACTTGCAACGCGCCATTCAAACGGCCCAACCCAATGTGAAAGATTTAACCACCAACGTTGCGGGTACGCTGATTGAACAAATTGATCACCTCGCAAAAATTGCCGCCGACTTTTCGCAGTTTGCCAACATCGGCAACAAGCGTGTGGAGAAGATTGATTTGCACGGCGTGATTGGTTCGCTTGTGTCGTTATACGATGCCAACCCGCACATTGAGTTAACATGGAAGGCCATGCTTGGTCCCGTTTGGGTAATGGCCGATAAAACGCAGATGAACCGCTTGTTCACCAACCTGCTTACAAATGCAGTGGACGCCTGTTCGGAAGAACGAAAATGCATTGTAACCATTGGCGAAAGTATAGAAGACGAAACTGTTATTATTTCCGTTGCCGACAACGGCGAAGGCATTCCGGCAGAGATGCAATCAAAAATTTTCACGCCCAATTTCACCACCAAAACCTCCGGAACAGGACTTGGCCTTGCCATGTGTAAAAGCATTGCGGAGCAAGCCGGCGGCGGCATTTGGTTTCAAACAAAAGAAGGAGAGGGTACGACATTTTATGTGAGGCTGCCTGTGAGTGAGTAG
- a CDS encoding helix-hairpin-helix domain-containing protein: protein MDNYAIADQFSLLAKLMDIHGENSFKAKSYSSAAFNIEKITEQLSALPEEKLFSLKGIGDSVGKKVMEIIQTGELKTLQELIAKTPEGVLEMMNIKGLGPKKINTLWKEMNIDTIEELEKACRENRIAAVKGFGGKTEQKILASIEFVRTNEGKFLYKHVEDFALALTQKIEQKFPAEKTSLTGEFRRQMEIISQLEWVTTVSKEALKNFLSGEGILLLQELSDLLVFRAEDLVNLEFHLTTKEAFANTLLETSSSDEFRSAWKSLSNKAEGTTEEELFQSAGLSFVPPFLRESKNILQKAATQNVEDLVQTNSIKGLIHSHSNWSDGSNTLEQMAEELIRLGFEYLVISDHSKAAGYANGLSEQRIKEQHKLVDSLNKKFAPFKIFKSIECDILGDGTLDYDDKVLSTFDLVITSVHSNLDMEEDKAMMRLMGAITNPYTTILGHMTGRLLLRRKGYPVDHKSIIDACAKHNVVIEINASPSRLDMDWRWIDYAVEKGVLLSIDPDAHSLEEFRYVKYGTLVAQKGGLPASKNLSSFSLAEFERFLEEQRKKRPGNN, encoded by the coding sequence ATGGACAATTACGCGATAGCCGATCAATTCTCTTTGCTGGCAAAACTCATGGACATTCACGGCGAAAATTCTTTCAAAGCAAAGAGTTATTCCAGCGCCGCTTTCAACATTGAAAAAATAACCGAACAACTGTCCGCGTTACCGGAAGAAAAACTTTTTTCACTCAAAGGCATCGGCGATAGCGTGGGCAAAAAAGTAATGGAGATCATCCAAACCGGCGAGCTAAAAACTTTGCAGGAGCTGATTGCCAAAACTCCCGAAGGCGTACTGGAAATGATGAACATCAAAGGCCTTGGCCCAAAGAAGATCAACACGCTTTGGAAGGAGATGAACATTGACACAATTGAAGAACTGGAAAAAGCTTGCCGCGAAAACCGCATTGCGGCCGTCAAAGGTTTCGGTGGAAAAACCGAACAAAAGATTTTAGCGTCCATTGAATTTGTGCGCACCAACGAAGGCAAATTTTTGTACAAACACGTGGAAGATTTTGCGCTGGCACTCACGCAAAAGATTGAGCAAAAGTTTCCGGCCGAAAAGACGAGCCTCACGGGTGAATTCAGGCGACAGATGGAAATCATCAGCCAACTGGAATGGGTAACCACGGTTTCAAAAGAAGCCTTGAAAAACTTTCTAAGCGGTGAAGGCATCTTGCTGCTCCAAGAACTATCCGACTTGCTCGTGTTTCGTGCGGAAGATTTAGTGAACCTTGAATTTCATCTTACCACAAAAGAAGCCTTTGCAAATACCTTGTTGGAAACGAGCAGCAGCGATGAATTTCGTTCCGCGTGGAAAAGTCTTTCAAACAAAGCCGAAGGAACAACCGAAGAAGAGTTGTTTCAATCAGCAGGACTTTCTTTCGTTCCGCCTTTTTTGCGCGAAAGCAAAAACATTCTTCAAAAAGCGGCGACACAAAACGTTGAAGACCTTGTGCAAACGAACAGCATCAAAGGACTGATTCATTCGCACAGCAACTGGAGCGACGGCAGCAACACCCTTGAGCAAATGGCCGAAGAACTGATTCGCCTCGGCTTTGAATACCTCGTTATTTCCGATCACTCCAAAGCCGCGGGTTATGCCAACGGCTTGTCGGAGCAAAGAATAAAAGAGCAACACAAACTCGTTGACAGTCTCAACAAAAAGTTTGCGCCGTTTAAAATTTTCAAAAGCATTGAATGCGATATTTTAGGCGATGGCACATTGGATTATGACGATAAAGTTTTAAGCACATTCGACCTTGTTATCACCTCCGTTCACAGCAATTTGGACATGGAAGAAGACAAAGCGATGATGCGGCTGATGGGCGCCATCACCAATCCTTACACAACCATTCTTGGCCACATGACGGGACGTTTGTTGTTGCGGCGAAAAGGTTATCCCGTTGATCACAAGTCCATCATTGATGCCTGTGCAAAGCACAACGTGGTCATTGAAATCAACGCCTCGCCCAGCCGCCTTGACATGGACTGGCGCTGGATTGATTACGCCGTGGAAAAAGGCGTGTTGCTTTCCATTGATCCCGATGCGCATTCGCTGGAAGAATTTCGTTACGTGAAATACGGAACGCTGGTGGCGCAAAAAGGCGGCTTGCCCGCGTCGAAGAATTTGAGTTCGTTTAGCCTTGCGGAATTTGAAAGGTTTTTAGAAGAGCAACGGAAGAAACGACCGGGCAATAATTGA
- a CDS encoding alpha/beta hydrolase — translation MKKLFPLFFLFVFVACQKGTDNTADQPLSEQTFNNVSYGSDTAQRMDVYLPAGRTTTTTKAIIMIHGGAWISGDKVDMNQFIPVIKSRLSEYAIFNLNYRLAALPSTNTFPSQENDVKAAVNFILGKAGEYKFNTDKTVILGASSGGHLALLQAYKNNTPKFKAVVDFFGPTDMVGMYNAYPSGSINQLGIQLLMNGTPATNASLYQSSSPINFVSASSQPTLILHGTADPIVPIAQSTTLKTKLEAAGVYVKMITYTGAGHGDWDQATFNDAYNQVISFLMDKNP, via the coding sequence ATGAAAAAACTATTTCCCTTATTCTTTCTTTTTGTTTTTGTTGCCTGTCAAAAAGGAACCGACAACACTGCTGACCAGCCGCTATCCGAGCAAACCTTCAACAACGTAAGCTACGGCAGCGACACGGCCCAGCGCATGGACGTTTATTTACCGGCAGGAAGAACCACAACAACCACCAAAGCCATCATCATGATTCACGGCGGTGCGTGGATCAGCGGCGACAAGGTGGACATGAATCAGTTTATACCGGTCATAAAAAGCCGGCTTTCCGAATACGCCATTTTCAACCTCAATTATCGCCTTGCGGCTTTGCCTTCCACCAATACCTTTCCCTCGCAGGAAAACGATGTAAAAGCCGCAGTGAATTTTATTCTTGGCAAAGCCGGAGAGTACAAGTTCAACACCGACAAAACGGTGATTCTCGGCGCTTCTTCGGGCGGACATTTGGCCTTGTTGCAAGCCTACAAAAACAATACGCCAAAGTTTAAAGCCGTTGTTGATTTCTTTGGTCCTACCGACATGGTGGGCATGTACAACGCTTATCCGTCCGGCTCTATTAACCAGTTGGGCATTCAACTGCTGATGAACGGAACACCGGCAACGAATGCAAGTCTTTATCAATCTTCAAGCCCGATAAACTTTGTTTCGGCAAGTTCACAGCCCACGCTTATTCTTCACGGCACGGCCGATCCAATTGTGCCGATCGCACAGTCAACGACACTCAAAACAAAACTGGAAGCCGCAGGCGTTTACGTGAAGATGATAACCTATACCGGCGCTGGTCACGGCGACTGGGACCAAGCCACTTTCAACGATGCTTATAACCAAGTAATCAGTTTTTTGATGGATAAGAATCCATAG
- a CDS encoding DUF2283 domain-containing protein, with amino-acid sequence MQIYYNSKTDLLYLRLESGEQTVVNKQVTEDIVLDIGEGDKIIGIEILDASKHVNLESLMPVEYLKAG; translated from the coding sequence ATGCAGATATACTACAACAGCAAAACCGATTTACTTTACCTGCGCCTTGAGTCAGGAGAACAAACCGTGGTGAACAAGCAGGTAACGGAAGACATTGTTTTAGACATTGGCGAAGGCGATAAAATCATCGGCATCGAGATTCTTGACGCTTCTAAACACGTAAATCTTGAAAGCCTGATGCCGGTTGAGTATTTGAAAGCCGGTTAA
- a CDS encoding DUF4258 domain-containing protein has product MEIRIEPHTLEKAKERGASEKEIIETLQSGTAVKAKAGRLAKSKIFSFNMERLGKFYEEKQIQVIYAIENNAMITVTVYVYYGTFQS; this is encoded by the coding sequence GTGGAGATACGCATAGAACCGCATACCTTAGAAAAAGCAAAGGAAAGAGGAGCTTCGGAAAAAGAAATTATCGAAACGCTGCAGAGCGGAACAGCCGTAAAGGCAAAAGCCGGTCGTTTGGCAAAGAGCAAAATCTTTTCTTTCAATATGGAACGGTTGGGTAAGTTCTATGAAGAGAAGCAAATTCAGGTTATTTATGCGATTGAAAACAATGCAATGATTACTGTGACCGTTTACGTTTATTATGGAACATTTCAATCCTGA
- the aspS gene encoding aspartate--tRNA ligase: MFRTHTCGELRLQNAGTEVTLAGWVQTVRKFGSITFVDLRDRYGITQAVFDEELNAELDAQPLGREFVLQVKGKVIERSNKNPQLPTGEIEIAVSAFSILNKSAVPPFTIQDDTDGGDDLRMRYRYLDLRRGAVKRNLELRYAVNRATREYLHQQGFMDIETPFLIKSTPEGARDFVVPSRMNAGEFYALPQSPQTFKQLLMVSGYDRYYQIVKCFRDEDLRADRQPEFTQIDCEMAFVEQEDILNMFEGLIKYIFKQVKGIDYLEKVERMTWEDAMWHYGIDKPDIRFGMKVANLKVAPTVFLDKQFLLSSSPLATQSGFGVFDNAETVVAIAVPGAAEYTRKQLDELTDWVKRPQIGMQGLMNIKFNADGSLKSSVDKFFNEEQLKAFAAYVDAKPGDLILILAGAEERTRKAISELRLYLGERLGLRKKDEFKLLWVLDFPLFEYDEEGNRWVARHHPFTSPKPSQIEEMINNNPVIEAAAEYLKHPYANIKANAYDMVLNGNEIGGGSIRIYQRELQEKMFAALGMSKEEAQHKFGFLLGAFEYGAPPHGGIAFGFDRLCSILGGSESIRDFIAFPKNNSGRDVMLDAPSSVDNKQLEELNIKLDLK; this comes from the coding sequence ATGTTCAGAACACATACATGCGGTGAACTGCGTTTGCAAAATGCCGGCACTGAAGTAACCCTGGCAGGCTGGGTACAAACCGTTCGCAAATTTGGCTCCATCACCTTTGTTGATTTGCGCGACCGCTACGGCATTACGCAAGCAGTTTTTGACGAAGAGTTAAACGCAGAATTGGATGCTCAACCGCTCGGCCGCGAATTCGTTTTGCAAGTGAAAGGCAAAGTGATTGAACGCAGCAACAAAAACCCTCAACTGCCGACCGGTGAAATAGAAATTGCCGTTTCTGCTTTCAGCATTTTGAATAAATCGGCGGTGCCGCCTTTCACTATCCAGGATGATACCGACGGCGGCGATGATCTGCGGATGCGCTATCGTTATTTGGATTTGCGCCGCGGCGCTGTAAAAAGAAATTTAGAATTGCGTTACGCGGTCAATCGTGCCACAAGAGAATACCTGCACCAGCAGGGTTTCATGGACATTGAAACGCCTTTCCTGATTAAATCAACACCCGAAGGTGCAAGGGACTTTGTCGTTCCTTCGCGTATGAATGCCGGTGAGTTTTATGCCCTGCCGCAAAGTCCGCAAACCTTTAAACAACTGCTGATGGTGAGCGGTTACGACCGTTACTATCAAATTGTAAAATGCTTCCGCGACGAAGACTTGCGTGCCGACCGTCAGCCCGAGTTTACGCAGATAGATTGCGAGATGGCTTTTGTGGAACAGGAAGATATTTTGAACATGTTTGAAGGTTTGATAAAATACATCTTCAAACAAGTAAAGGGGATTGATTATTTAGAGAAAGTTGAGCGCATGACCTGGGAAGATGCGATGTGGCATTACGGCATTGATAAGCCGGATATTCGCTTTGGAATGAAAGTGGCCAACCTGAAAGTAGCGCCGACGGTTTTTCTCGACAAACAATTCTTGCTTTCAAGCTCGCCGCTTGCAACGCAAAGCGGCTTTGGTGTTTTTGACAACGCGGAAACCGTTGTTGCCATTGCCGTTCCCGGCGCAGCCGAATACACCCGCAAACAACTCGACGAATTAACCGATTGGGTGAAGCGTCCGCAGATTGGTATGCAAGGTTTGATGAACATTAAGTTTAACGCTGACGGGAGTTTGAAAAGCAGCGTGGACAAATTCTTTAACGAGGAGCAATTGAAGGCCTTTGCTGCTTACGTTGACGCAAAACCCGGCGATTTGATTTTAATTTTGGCCGGTGCTGAGGAAAGAACCCGCAAGGCTATTTCTGAATTGCGGCTTTATCTTGGCGAACGTTTGGGATTGCGCAAAAAAGACGAGTTCAAACTGTTGTGGGTACTCGATTTTCCGCTGTTTGAATACGACGAAGAAGGCAACCGCTGGGTAGCACGGCACCATCCCTTTACATCGCCGAAGCCTTCGCAAATTGAGGAGATGATCAACAACAATCCTGTCATTGAGGCCGCGGCCGAGTATCTCAAACATCCGTATGCGAACATCAAAGCAAACGCTTACGACATGGTGTTGAACGGAAACGAAATTGGCGGCGGCTCCATTCGCATTTACCAACGCGAATTGCAGGAAAAAATGTTTGCGGCCCTGGGCATGAGCAAGGAAGAAGCGCAGCACAAGTTTGGCTTTTTGCTCGGCGCTTTTGAATACGGCGCACCGCCGCACGGCGGCATTGCCTTTGGCTTTGACCGCCTCTGTTCGATTCTTGGCGGCAGCGAAAGCATCCGCGACTTCATTGCTTTTCCAAAAAACAACAGCGGCCGCGATGTGATGTTGGACGCACCCAGCAGTGTTGATAACAAGCAGTTGGAAGAGTTAAACATTAAACTGGATTTGAAATAG